Sequence from the Mytilus galloprovincialis chromosome 10, xbMytGall1.hap1.1, whole genome shotgun sequence genome:
TAAACGTAATACACCTTAATTATATGAATGGTTGTAAAAAAATATCACTAAATTGACTGTATCCATCTGACGAGTTaaaactttttcaactgatttttatagctcgttcttatgttgtactgttataccactatccAATGTTAGGGAAGGGTTGACATCCCGCTATTATATTTAACCCCAGCACATTCTGAATGTATGCGCCAAGCCAGAAGCCgttaactcagtggttgtcgtttgtttatgtgttacatattcgtttttcgttcatttgttgtaCATAAACAAAGcagatagttttctcgtttgaattgttttacattttcatttcggagTCTTTTGAAGCTGACTATGCAgaatgggctttgttcatttttgaaggccgtacggtgacctacatgtatagttgttaatttctgtttcatttggtctgttatggagagttgtctcataagcaatcatacctcatctcctttTGATACGAAATGAGCACGTTGATAATATCTACTATAGGTACAGTATGTCTTACTACTTGGCCTTTGGAAGAAATTGATATCATACCACTAGTTTAAAGGGATTAGGCCTATAattgtagtacatgtatatacaacgGAATACGACAAAAAGAACGAAAGGACGTACTACAAATAAAAACAAGTAAGTCATGAAACAAGAGTAAATACAACTACACTTACAAAAgttcaaagtaaataatttttaTCGATAATTGCCTTCAATTATATCGTAGTGGTTTTGTCTAATGATATGGGTAAATCGTTTGCTATTTTGACCAGTAACAGGTGACGTATAATATTTCCCAAACTcgtaagaagaaaacaaaactatttcaGTTATTCAATAGTATGCAATTTACTGTCCTCGTGTTCTCTGTATGGATTTTGTTGACGATATTTATAGTACTCTATCATGCATAGAGTATTTTGAGGccttatttttgtttatcaataacgcacaatcaacaatcaataaatcaatcaattgcgtatgaaaaaatacttttaatcaaaattgaaaaGAATCAGTAAACAATGCCATTCGTAATTTGTCCCAACCCGTCTCGTTATCAGCCCAGTCTATTATAGTTACATTTTGTAGAATGTCGTCCAGTTCATGTGGAACGCATGTGGCCGTAGCTCCTTTGACTAAGATGATTATTTTCTGCAAGTAATTTCTGCATTTTTCGAATTTGACTCTTTCGATTTCAAATTTGTTCCACTCGTTGTTTTTGTAAGACTCGGAAAGGATAAATACTGCATGTTTACTACCAGAAATAGCATTTGCTATTTCATCTGCTTTCGCAACTCCAATCAGAAAATCGCGATCCTCTATGCATACTTTCATGTGCCATGAACACTCTACTTTTGGGAGGAAGTCATCATACACCCATTGACAAATGTCGTTTGCAAATGACAAGTAAATATCATAATTAAATTTTCTTTCTAATCTATGTTCTACGACTCTCCGAAAGTTACGATATATCCAATATGTTATTTTCCAACGAAAATTTAAAAGTATTGCAAGCGGAACAGTGAAAATGACGAATGCAACTAGAAGTCCTATTCCGAGGCGCAACCATTTTTTGCTCTTGCAGTTCCCAAAATGTTGATGAAATCGTCTGTAGACATCCATTGTGTTACTTTCCGATCCATTTGTCAATGTGCAGCTGAAATTTTTATTGATTCTATCAAAAACGACATTTGTGCTGAAAAGCCACCTTATAAAGTCCGAAGTTTCGCATGTACATGTTAGACTGTTCCCTTCGACTGACAAATTAAATGTTCCttcatattttttacttttcttatCCATCCAGTctctaaatgttttattaatagtTTGAAGGCGGTTGAAACTTAAATCCAATTTACTTAAGTAGGGTAAATTCATCATAGCTATTGGTATGGCTGACAGTAAATTGTGTGCTATATTGACAATTGACAAATTTAAGTTTGTTTCAAAGGCATCTTCATCTAGATACCATAAGTTGTTGTAAGATATATCAAGTTTTTCCACGGCCGGAAATAGTTTGAATATTTTACCTGTTTTTCCAGTCGTTAGCCCAAGCattgcattttttaaaatagctgtttggacatttttaaaaACCGGTATGGACGTCTCATGAATAAGTATTGTTGAGTTAAGTCCAGAAATGTCCAAATACTTAACATTAAAAGGAGTCTCGGAATAAATTACAGGAAACTGCGTTATCTGCCAGTATGAGAAATCTACATATCTTAGATTATCAGCCTTGGCTACAAATATTTTTAGTGGGTACAAGACATATGATGTTATGTAATGGGAAACACGAAGGAAAGTAAGATTACCCGGAAAATAAATCGTAAATTTATATTCATCAACCATTGAAGCTTTTTCTAACATTGAGTTGTTTaagtttttatattcatttgtagCTACGGACTTTATTTGGCATCCTTCTCTATAAACTTCTTTTGCATATGCAGCATTCTCCAGCACGTCTATGTTGCAGTAATCAATAATGTTGTAGTTGATTGCGTTATACGACcagtcaaaatatttcaaattgataaCTCTTCTCATAATGATTAGCAATTCCGGTGCATGCGGTCCTAGGGCTATTGCAAATCGATTGCCTgagaaaacaacattttctaaacATTCTGGAAATTTCAGTGCAAGTAGAGATCTTTGCTCATAACCTACAATTTCACATTCTGCTAAAACTAAAGTTTTTACACAAATATACATCAAGTAATTAATCATAACACGAGTTATGAAGACAGGTTTAGGAAACTGAGGTCTGATTTGTTTGAATATAATCGAGGTCATTCTTGTATTCTTGAAAGGATATAAGAGTTGTAACGCATCTCCTAATTGCATAGCTACTCTATTCATATTCAATATCATAAGTGATGGGAACGGCTTCAAAAAGTCTGCCTCTACAATCGATATTTTACCGACACAATCGTGGAAGAAGATTGCAGTAATAGTTGATGGTAAATCTACAAAAGTGTCATTAGACATCTGTTTTAAATAGCATCGtgcaaattttattgtttttagttGCGACAGTTTTGCGAATCCACTTAACTTAAATACAGGTGTTTGTGCAAGATCCATATATAGATTGGTTAAATTTAACACGTCTCCAAAGTAAGGATATATCATTGGCTTTGGTATATCTAacgttttatttatattgtatctaATGTCTAAATGTTGCATATGTAATAAAGGTTTAATAAcaatgtcaaatatttttgtaaatatgttaAGTTGGTTATGCTGCATTGAAAGCCATCGTAAATTTTCCAATCCTTTAAAGACATCACCGTATAAAGTATGGATATTGTTTGAATCTATTGTTAATGTCTTCAAGTTAGAAAAATATGAGAAGGTATTGTTTTTTATCATTGAAATTTGATTGTAGCTCAGATCAAGACCTGATATGTGTATCGGTAAATCTGTCGGAACATCTGTTAATTTTAGTCTGGTGCAATCTGCAATTATTTGATCACCTTGTTGTTCAATCCGACATTTATGCGCATACACGGTAAAATTGATCAGcaatatgatcatgatgatagggTAAAGTAATCGTGGCATGTTTAATATTATCTAATTCACCAGAGACATTCGTAATATTGCAGATGGGTTATATTGATGAATGCAGAGTTATACGATATCAAAATAGTTCCTGtaaaaaagaaaacgaaaaacGTTAAAAATTTACATATGGTTATAGTGAGAGAAACACTACTGATTATTAcagtttcattttttaattaatcCGTTTAAATTCAATATTCGTTGACTTAACAGCGTTATTCCCCTTTGCCTAATATCTCATAATCGTTATTGGTAATCATCGTATGCGGCGAGacctttatatttttaaaagaacaatCTAAATTTTATATGCAATTTTATTGAGGTGCAGGTtggaaaataatatttaaaacatttctgaCAAAAGATTATACAACATACCGGACATAATAAATTCAAAGAAATGCTCAAGATATATAGTGACAAGGCGGGCTATTATAATACCAGACCCTTATCTAATTACAACGAGGAGGAAACGAAAAAGTTGTCAGACAAATAAAATAGTAGAACAATTGTCATCTTTATCAGTCTTTTCAAACGTAGAATTTTTATTCTTTGTAAAATCTTGGTATGTTTTTTATCTAAATAAAGCTACATTCCACAGAAAAGAATTATTGCCATTGTGACTTCATGCATACAAGTATATTTTGTGAatcaatgagtttttttttttgaaaactggTATGGTCTATTACATACATTTCGTATATTGATTTCTGTGCGCAGGTGGTCTAGTTAtcaatttcatttgatattttcatgAGCGGAAACTTTTCTTCAAGTTTGAGGTGCGACATATGAAATATTTCTAGGAGAACTGACAACAAAGTGTAATCTTCAGTCGATATCCATGGACATATATCTTATGACATTTTGAGGTAATTaatttttttcgaaaatttttatttttaagcttGTTCTTATTATTATCAACAGGGAAAATCCAGTTTGGCACGGCAACAAATTTGAATATAGCATGGAAATCGTGAAATAATAGCACTCGAACGGTCGGTTCGGTACCCGAAGACGTTTGGTGAGCGTTTAAATATATCAAACGTGATGATGAAAAGTTGGAACAAAACGGCCGCCATTTTGGTTTTGGTAAGATCTTTTGGTTTGTTGACTATGTTGATAATGTTTACAGCCTTTACAACGGCTGCTTATAGGGCCATATTGGTCAGCTTGGTAGCCCGCTTACATGAATCATGAATCTCGGACGTTGGTATAACGATGACAGGAAGCATTATTAGGGCCAATGTCGCGAGACAGTGAAATGACGTTCAATTATCTAACACCTAGGATACAACCCTCGGATGTCagtcggcataacactccccatcCATAATGGGTAACGGAATGAATGCTGACACGAGTATTTATTAGATAAAGCCTAACGTAGTCTGTACAGcgttggattggtttctgtcatcgaaagtagtaagtcgttgatcaaTCTACCAGTAAACCCTCATCGTAGATAGCGGGTATGGGAGAGTTGACCCAGTACGACctttcagctgtaatgactgagacgtgaatGCATGATGGATTGCCAATGACAGGTATCTCTTATGGCAAACCATTCTCGTCAAAATTAAGTTGAAGGCATGTTTTGAAAATTCACAATATGTGAATTTTGAAATCATTGAGTGTTATTCACTTGTGtcattgttttttctttcttcatttcatgaattttttattaataatctcGGTGTGTATTATCAAAATGTCAGAGCGTTATTTTGATTTCTCACTATGCAAAATTATTGtgtttttaaataaaggcaacagtagtataccgctgttaaaaattCATTTATCGATAGAGAAAAattcaaatccgggttacaataGAGGCGACAATAACCAAGGATTATTCATACTCATAAGTCGAATAAAATTGACAATATCATGGGAATAGAAAGCGACTAAAGCGAAGagtgttaaagtcataagaaacctcaaattaaaaaaaaaaatatgcatatgttttttttttataactaaatggatagttttcatcatacaacttatgtacatatacttttttctgaggaaaattctttaattcgtccacatttagaagaagtttacttagttttgattgtttgtttccaggaagcaattcgccgacatattttccgtatgcatagtaaCCTGAGCGTAACCTCCCCGTAAAAATCCGGtggtcgcaatacgcatggatctgtcattaaaataaacaattatctgattgtacatgttaaacacgtgctcaatacccatgctttttgttatttttttattataaggtgACAaccgttaaacttcggcttcaaaacacggcatttaatgagcatcCATAATTGTTAAAtgataacagacagagagaaaaaaaatttgacgattatacgatatatttgggtaaaaaattataaaatcgtgcacagaggactaagtttatgatatatacatgcattggttcaagaattggataaacatttatttttcaccactcactcacttcatatgactttaacaatcTTTTATAATCATAGTGTGTAAATTTTCCGAAAAAACATCTTCAACATACTTTTTACGAAAACGTCTTGACATAATTTCACAAGTAGAGAGTTTTGTTTTCCTTTGAAGTAAACTTATGTCATATACGCACTTGATGACTTCCATAAATctttaagaatatatttttttaatttgattccaGTTGATTTGTCTAAATATAAACTGAACTAACTGACTTTTTGTGcagataatattttttctctctgaaATTTTCATATGTTACCGAAGAgctcaagataaaaaaaaaaatgtgcgcTCAGATACCTCTTTAAATCTTTCCAAATAATATGCGGGTTTGGCTGTTTTTTAGTTACAGCtggcaaatttattttgttttcaatttattcatGAAATATCCACAAACCTTCAAAATTAGCATTCATTTCATTATGCAGATCGAAGTTAAAATACGTGTTAAATTCATCCATCTATGTAACgccaaatgtgttttttttaaaatgaaggaCGACATTGAACAGTATGAAAATGTTGGTAATGAGCTGTGGCATCAATTTGTGGTCTGctaaataatagttatcaaaggtaccaggattataatttagtacgccagacaacataagactcatcatatcaaaatatttataaagccaaacaagtacaaagttaaagagcattgaggatacaaaattccaaaaaggtgtgccaaatacggctaaggtagtctatgcctgggataagaaaatccttagtttttcgaaaaatacaaagttttgttaacaggaaatttataaaaatgagcACATGATTGAAATTTTTCACCTACTATTCAGTctatttggaaaatacgttgTTTAACGGGTCCATCTTAAGAATAACATAAAACTCATGTAAATGATTTGAACACCAACGCTCTGATCTTTAACCTATATAGGACTGTTGGTTAAATAATTTGTTGTAAACATCTTCAAACAATCAGTGTATATCTGGAATCTGTAGCAAGTACAACACCGCTCCAGGAGACAAAAGGTTTGATATTATGTGTAGTATAGCTACCAGA
This genomic interval carries:
- the LOC143048555 gene encoding toll-like receptor 2 type-2; this translates as MPRLLYPIIMIILLINFTVYAHKCRIEQQGDQIIADCTRLKLTDVPTDLPIHISGLDLSYNQISMIKNNTFSYFSNLKTLTIDSNNIHTLYGDVFKGLENLRWLSMQHNQLNIFTKIFDIVIKPLLHMQHLDIRYNINKTLDIPKPMIYPYFGDVLNLTNLYMDLAQTPVFKLSGFAKLSQLKTIKFARCYLKQMSNDTFVDLPSTITAIFFHDCVGKISIVEADFLKPFPSLMILNMNRVAMQLGDALQLLYPFKNTRMTSIIFKQIRPQFPKPVFITRVMINYLMYICVKTLVLAECEIVGYEQRSLLALKFPECLENVVFSGNRFAIALGPHAPELLIIMRRVINLKYFDWSYNAINYNIIDYCNIDVLENAAYAKEVYREGCQIKSVATNEYKNLNNSMLEKASMVDEYKFTIYFPGNLTFLRVSHYITSYVLYPLKIFVAKADNLRYVDFSYWQITQFPVIYSETPFNVKYLDISGLNSTILIHETSIPVFKNVQTAILKNAMLGLTTGKTGKIFKLFPAVEKLDISYNNLWYLDEDAFETNLNLSIVNIAHNLLSAIPIAMMNLPYLSKLDLSFNRLQTINKTFRDWMDKKSKKYEGTFNLSVEGNSLTCTCETSDFIRWLFSTNVVFDRINKNFSCTLTNGSESNTMDVYRRFHQHFGNCKSKKWLRLGIGLLVAFVIFTVPLAILLNFRWKITYWIYRNFRRVVEHRLERKFNYDIYLSFANDICQWVYDDFLPKVECSWHMKVCIEDRDFLIGVAKADEIANAISGSKHAVFILSESYKNNEWNKFEIERVKFEKCRNYLQKIIILVKGATATCVPHELDDILQNVTIIDWADNETGWDKLRMALFTDSFQF